A window from Theobroma cacao cultivar B97-61/B2 chromosome 3, Criollo_cocoa_genome_V2, whole genome shotgun sequence encodes these proteins:
- the LOC18604515 gene encoding sucrose synthase 7 has product MDSRHPLKRSDTIAESMPDALRQSTYHMKRCFSRLVATGKRLLKRQLLMEEVEKSIEDKVERSKILEGLIGFIVISTQEAAVVPPYIAFAVRPNPGFWEFVKVNSEDLHVDAINASEYLKFKEMIFDQNWSNDENALEIDFAAINYNSPHLTLPSSIGNGVSYISKFMFSKLWESSESSRPLLDYLLALNHQGEDLLINETLDTVAKLKTALLTANNVISALPKETPYKNFEQRLKELGFEKGWGHNAERVQETMMTLSEVLQTPEPAKLESLFSWLPTVFGIVILSPHGYFGQSDVLGLPDTGGQVVYILDQVKALEEALLLRFKQQGLAVKPQILVVTRLIPDARGTKCNQELEPIINTKHSHILRVPFQTDNGVLQQWVSRFDIYPYLEKFAQDAVAKILEHMECKPDLIIGNYSDGNLVASLMARKLGITQGTIAHALEKTKYEDSDVKWKELEAKYHFSCQFTADIIAMNATDFIITSTYQEIAGSKEKPGQYESHAAFTMPGLHRVVSGINIFDPKFNIVAPGADQSVYFPYTEKKRRLSSFHPAIEELLYSQNDNNEHIGFLADRSKPIIFSMARLDTVKNITGLTEWFGKNKRLRDLVNLVVVAGFFDPSKSNDREEQAEIKRMHQLMEQYRLRGQFRWIAAQTDRLRNGELYRCIADTKGAFVQPALYEAFGLTVIEAMNCGLPTFATNKGGPAEIIVDGVSGFHIGPNNGDKSSNIIADFFDKCRTDAEHWKRVSAAGLHRIQECYTWEIYANKLLNMGSIYGFWRQLNKEQNLTKQRYIQLLYNLQFRNLARTVPIPREQAQVHLPLPITKPQQSTVLDAPAEPQQIPPLVVSDKGPQPAAETSRTRVKSLQRKKTSYFHRLCFIVGYLLLIYYVLRKLYYKFTW; this is encoded by the exons ATGGATTCCCGCCATCCCTTGAAACGATCCGACACAATTGCAGAGAGCATGCCCGATGCTTTGAGGCAGAGCACCTACCATATGAAGAGATGTTTCAGCAG GTTGGTGGCAACAGGAAAAAGGTTACTGAAACGTCAACTTTTGATGGAAGAAGTAGAGAAATCAATAGAAGACAAGGTTGAGAGAAGCAAGATCCTGGAGGGACTGATTGGTTTCATTGTGATATCCACTCAG GAAGCAGCTGTTGTTCCGCCATATATTGCTTTTGCTGTAAGACCAAATCCGGGGTTCTGGGAGTTTGTTAAGGTGAACTCAGAAGACCTCCATGTAGATGCAATTAACGCTTCAGAGTACttgaagtttaaagaaatgatCTTCGACCAAAATtg GTCAAATGATGAGAATGCTCTGGAAATAGATTTTGCTGCCATTAATTACAATTCCCCTCACTTAACTCTTCCGTCTAGCATTGGTAATGGAGTTAGCTACATCTCAAAGTTTATGTTCTCAAAGCTATGGGAGAGCTCCGAAAGCTCAAGGCCACTGCTGGACTACTTGTTGGCCCTTAATCACCAGGGGGAG GATCTCCTAATCAATGAAACTCTAGATACGGTTGCCAAGCTTAAAACAGCTCTACTTACAGCTAACAATGTCATCTCCGCATTACCCAAGGAAACGCCATACAAGAACTTTGAGCAAAG GTTAAAAGAGTTAGGTTTTGAGAAAGGATGGGGACACAATGCAGAAAGAGTTCAAGAGACAATGATGACCCTTTCTGAGGTGCTACAAACACCGGAACCGGCAAAACTGGAGTCACTCTTTAGCTGGCTCCCAACCGTGTTTGGGATCGTAATCTTATCACCTCACGGTTACTTCGGGCAGTCAGATGTCCTCGGTTTGCCGGATACTGGGGGCCAG GTAGTTTATATTCTTGATCAAGTAAAAGCCCTTGAGGAAGCCTTGCTACTCAGATTTAAACAACAAGGCCTGGCTGTGAAGCCTCAGATTCTAGTG GTAACTCGTCTTATTCCGGATGCTCGCGGAACCAAGTGCAACCAAGAGCTGGAGCCGATCATCAATACCAAGCACTCTCACATTCTTAGGGTCCCATTCCAGACAGATAATGGGGTACTTCAACAATGGGTTTCGCGGTTTGACATCTATCCTTATCTAGAGAAATTTGCACAG GATGCTGTTGCCAAAATCCTTGAACACATGGAATGTAAGCCAGACCTCATAATTGGAAACTACAGTGATGGAAATTTGGTGGCGTCTCTAATGGCTCGCAAACTTGGAATCACTCAG GGAACTATAGCTCACGCTTTAGAGAAAACCAAGTATGAAGATTCAGATGTCAAATGGAAAGAACTAGAAGCAAAGTATCACTTTTCATGTCAATTCACTGCTGACATTATAGCAATGAATGCCACTGATTTTATCATAACCAGCACCTATCAGGAAATTGCTGGAAg CAAGGAAAAGCCTGGACAATATGAAAGTCATGCAGCATTTACCATGCCCGGACTTCATCGGGTGGTCTCAGGCATCAATATCTTCGACCCAAAGTTCAACATAGTTGCCCCGGGGGCTGACCAGTCAGTCTACTTTCCCTACACAGAGAAAAAGAGGCGTCTATCCTCTTTCCATCCAGCCATTGAAGAATTACTCTACAGCCAGAACGATAACAACGAGCACAT TGGCTTTCTGGCAGACCGGAGTAAGCCGATTATCTTCTCTATGGCAAGACTTGATACAGTGAAGAACATTACAGGTCTAACTGAGTGGTTTGGAAAGAACAAAAGGCTTAGAGATTTAGTAAATCTCGTTGTTGTTGCTGGATTCTTCGATCCATCCAAGTCGAATGACAGAGAAGAACAAGCAGAAATTAAAAGGATGCATCAGCTGATGGAGCAATATCGACTTAGGGGTCAATTCAGATGGATAGCCGCTCAAACCGATAGGCTTCGCAATGGAGAGCTGTATCGTTGCATTGCTGATACAAAGGGAGCTTTCGTGCAGCCCGCACTATATGAGGCCTTTGGTCTGACTGTCATCGAAGCAATGAACTGTGGATTACCCACATTCGCAACCAACAAAGGAGGCCCAGCAGAGATAATTGTAGATGGGGTCTCAGGTTTCCATATCGGTCCAAACAATGGGGATAAATCCAGCAACATCATCGCTGATTTCTTTGACAAGTGCAGGACAGATGCTGAACATTGGAAGAGAGTGTCAGCTGCAGGACTCCATCGCATACAAGAATG CTATACATGGGAGATTTATGCGAACAAATTGTTGAACATGGGATCTATCTATGGATTTTGGAGGCAGTTGAACAAAGAACAAAATCTAACTAAGCAAAGATACATTCAACTGCTCTACAATCTCCAATTTAGGAATTTG GCAAGGACTGTGCCTATTCCAAGGGAACAAGCCCAAGTACATCTGCCCTTGCCCATAACTAAACCCCAACAATCAACAGTGCTAGATGCTCCAGCTGAACCCCAGCAAATACCGCCACTTGTAGTATCTGACAAAGGCCCTCAACCTGCTGCAGAAACTTCGCGAACAAG GGTTAAATCTTTGCAGCGGAAGAAGACTAGCTATTTTCACAGATTGTGCTTCATAGTTGGTTATCTCTTGCTCATTTATTATGTCCTAAGAAAGTTGTACTACAAGTTTACGTGGTAA